One region of Eurosta solidaginis isolate ZX-2024a chromosome X, ASM4086904v1, whole genome shotgun sequence genomic DNA includes:
- the LOC137235428 gene encoding LOW QUALITY PROTEIN: SWI/SNF complex subunit SMARCC2-like (The sequence of the model RefSeq protein was modified relative to this genomic sequence to represent the inferred CDS: inserted 2 bases in 1 codon), whose protein sequence is MHLTKESWAQLLIQLLQYVEAKLGKNAQEPPATRIPMRLFMDFKPGGGLCIIFSTMFRFRAEQREKNFDFSVGKNPPRKDPNIQLVIDIEQALVEANLHRIHYIYIRPEVSKDLAQRLRDILITRRVEIVFDEDEATHIIYPVVDPHPDEYARPVFKRGNHVMLHWYYFPESYDSWAVNTFDLPEFVPENPDSTGERWLVSASWVLDLEQYNEWMVEEDYEVDEMGKKKTHKHRMSVDDMMSFGTDEKKRVSSGVSGTTTGKQKRRRSPSPNTSKPGKRKRSPAVLHKKLRNEDDDEDLTRDMDDPPAEPNVQEVVKSAPMQSTASPAPGGKSRADSDMIPIRSGTMTDLDDEMTGCSAAPALSTGDGENSQTGKTSDNSNTQEFSSSAKEDMEDNVTEQTHHIIVPSYSAWFDYNSIHIIEKRAMSEFFNGKNKSKTPEIYMAYRNFMIDTYRLNPTEYLTSTACRRNLAGDVCAIMRVHAFLEQWGLINYQIDAELRPTPMGPPPTSHFHILSDTPSGLQSLNPQKTQQPSAAKTLLDLDKPKVIKDGKEGSVEGDKPTPQQQQQLPQQQINNPQQQGVLQQTQQQQMNMKTKTALANMLNSRLGNSNGGAIQIQQQQQTMVVAAGGTPVPEQSLQQQQHPQQIIQHQVVVAGNAPQSGMILHHNHQQQLQYQQRQLNMDQVGITSSPNDSALNMIMEHETQQNQSQLSQQLPRERGDRSPPEISDIVSSVATITTSTSMAYVNTPHGLFPMPLGKSSKLPQVSKAKAKSKFLGKFMAKAVMDSRMLDLPFSIPFYRWLLNEEYSVGLADLARVAPEVQSTLVRLQDVVLERDQILNESKLDAMEKTEKIESLDWDGCPIADLGLDFVLPGYANIELCRGGRDTPVTIHNLHQYISLVTYWFLVEGVQKQFEALREGFDSVFPTQRLRMFYPEELENVFVVLVLATTNDGXLPTGVFKSLTPQLTIVRKTLDGNQNPNEYLPSVMTCVNYLKLPDYSSQEVMREKLKVAANEGSMSFHLS, encoded by the exons ATGCACTTAACCAAAGAATCGTGGGCACAATTATTAATACAATTGTTGCAATATGTGGAGGCTAAGTTGGGCAAAAATGCTCAGGAGCCGCCGGCAACGCGAATCCCGATGCGTTTATTTATGGATTTCAAGCCTGGCGGTGGCCTATGTATCATCTTCAGCACAATGTTTAGATTTCGTGCCGAGCAacgcgaaaaaaattttgatttttccgttGGTAAAAATCCACCACGTAAAGATCCAAATATCCAATTGGTGATTGACATTGAACAAGCGTTGGTTGAGGCAAATCTTCATCGTATACATTATATTTACATCAGACCAGAAGTAAGCAAAGATTTAGCACAACGATTACGTGATATACTAATTACCAGACGTGTAGAAATCGTATTCGATGAGGATGAAGCTACTCACATTATATATCCGGTGGTTGATCCTCATCCAGATGAATATGCACGACCAGTTTTTAAGCGCGGAAATCATGTAATGTTGCATTGGTATTATTTTCCTGAATCATACGACTCTTGGGCAGTAAATACTTTTGATTTACCCGAATTCGTCCCCGAAAATCCAGACTCAACTGGAGAACGTTGGCTTGTTTCGGCATCTTGGGTTTTGGATTTGGAGCAATATAATGAATGGATGGTCGAAGAGGATTACGAAGTCGATGAAATGGGCAAAAAGAAAACACATAAACATCGTATGTCTGTTGATGATATGATGTCATTTGGAACGGATGAAAAGAAACGCGTTTCTTCTGGTGTAAGTGGTACTACGACAGGTAAACAAAAGCGACGTCGTTCACCATCACCAAACACTTCGAAACCTGGCAAACGTAAGCGTTCGCCAGCCGTATTGCATAAAAAATTGCGTAACGAAGATGACGATGAAGATTTGACACGTGACATGGATGATCCACCAGCAGAACCGAATGTTCAAGAGGTTGTAAAATCAGCGCCCATGCAGTCAACTGCTAGTCCAGCACCAGGAGGAAAATCACGTGCTGACAGTGATATGATACCCATTAGAAGTGGCACTATGACAGATTTAGATGATGAAATGACAGGCTGTAGCGCGGCTCCGGCGCTTTCCACTGGCGATGGTGAAAATTCACAAACTGGTAAAACTAGTGACAACAGTAATACTCAAGAGTTCTCTTCCTCTGCCAAAGAGGATATGGAAGACAATGTTACCGAGCAAACCCATCACATTATTGTACCCTCATATTCGGCTTGGTTTGACTACAACTCTATCCATATTATTGAAAAACGTGCCATGTCGGAATTTTTTAATggcaaaaataaatcaaaaactcctGAAATTTATATGGCTTATCGTAATTTTATGATTGATACTTACAGATTAAATCCAACTGAATACTTAACCAGCACCGCCTGTCGCAGAAACCTAGCTGGTGATGTATGCGCTATAATGCGTGTACATGCATTCCTGGAACAATGGGGTCTTATAAATTACCAAATCGATGCAGAATTACGTCCAACACCAATGGGTCCACCTCCCACTTCACATTTTCATATATTATCAGATACACCATCTGGTTTGCAATCGTTGAATCCCCAAAAGACGCAACAGCCATCTGCAGCCAAAACTTTGCTTGACTTAGACAAGCCGAAAGTAATTAAAGATGGTAAAGAAGGTTCTGTTGAAGGTGACAAACCAACAccacaacagcagcaacagcTGCCACAGCAGCAAATCAATAATCCACAACAACAGGGCGTATTGCAACAAACTCAACAACAGCAAATGaatatgaaaacaaaaactgCACTGGCCAACATGTTGAATAGTCGCTTGGGTAACAGCAATGGTGGGgcaatacaaatacaacaacagcaacagacgATGGTCGTAGCAGCAGGTGGCACCCCAGTACCAGAACagtcgcttcaacaacaacagcatcccCAGCAAATAATACAACATCAAGTTGTGGTCGCTGGTAATGCCCCACAGTCTGGTATGATATTGCATCACAATCATCAGCAACAGCTGCAATATCAACAGCGCCAATTAAATATGGATCAAGTGGGTATCACTTCATCTCCTAATGATAGTGCTTTAAACATGATAATGGAACACGAGACCCAGCAAAATCAGTCCCAACTATCACAACAGCTGCCACGCGAAAGAGGTGATAGATCACCACCTGAAATTAGCGATATTGTATCATCTGTGGCGACAATAACGACCAGCACATCCATGGCATATGTAAATACTCCACACGGACTCTTTCCCATGCCATTGGGCAAGTCATCCAAATTGCCGCAAGTATCAAAAGCCAAAGCAAAATCCAAATTCCTTGGAAAATTTATGGCTAAGGCTGTTATGGATAGTCGAATGTTGGATCTACCATTCTCAATACCGTTCTACCGCTGGCTATTGAATGAAGAATATTCAGTTGGTTTAGCCGATTTGGCACGTGTCGCACCCGAAGTGCAAAGTACATTGGTAAGATTACAGGACGTGGTACTTGAACGCGATCAAATATTAAACGAATCGAAACTTGATGCAATGGAAAAGACTGAAAAGATTGAATCGCTGGATTGGGATGGATGCCCCATAGCTGATCTTGGATTGGATTTCGTTTTACCAGGCTATGCAAATATAGAACTATGCCGTGGTGGTCGTGATACGCCAGTAACAATTCACAATCTACATCAGTACATCTCATTGGTGACGTATTGGTTCCTTGTTGAAGGCGTGCAGAAACAATTTGAGGCGCTACGAGAAGGATTTGACTCGGTTTTCCCGACACAACGTCTGCGTATGTTTTATCCTGAAGAGTTGGAAAATGTTTTTGTGGTTCTGGTGCTTGCAACTACCAACGATGG ACTACCGACTGGAGTTTTTAAGTCTTTAACACCACAGCTAACAATTGTGCGCAAAACACTTGATGGTAATCAAAATCCAAACGAATATTTACCATCAGTGATGACAtgtgtaaattatttaaaattgccTGATTATTCAAGTCAGGAAGTGATGCGAGAAAAGCTTAAAGTTGCCGCGAATGAAGGCAGCATGTCGTTCCATTTATCATAA
- the LOC137234950 gene encoding actin-histidine N-methyltransferase-like produces the protein MPNVPKKTEVRTELIDGWKSKLHGFCAFERLASFLNMIVVKEITLTLQKRNELSALIKTLFEICFQQPINPKEGWDQYTEIQSFLHHVQILEAPLQRSTSNPSITARLANIENFYSWVSANCVRYDGVRIAQFPGYELGLEATLNIAEDELLCSIPRKLILTEGNLDLEESPAQFGSMSNLKLSYVLMLEALKPDSFWKPYIDFLPEKYNTVLYFTSKEMEMLCGSNVLTAALRQCKAIARQYAFLYNCTVQAPRAHKFNPMGQAFKEQFSYVLYRWAVSTVMTRENLIPRSRPLATNGVTESGQETETIAALIPCWDMAIIGLVVVIADILE, from the exons ATGCCGAACGTGCCAAAGAAAACAGAG GTGAGGACGGAATTAATAGATGGGTGGAAAAGCAAATTACATGGCTTTTGCGCTTTTGAACGATTGGCGAGCTTCCTGAATATGATCGTCGTTAAAGAAATTACACTCACGCTACAAAAACGTAATGAATTGAGTGCGCTCATTAAAACGCTTTTCGAAATTTGCTTCCAACAACCCATTAACCCGAAAGAAGGCTGGGATCAATATACTGAAATACAGTCATTTCTGCATCATGTGCAAATACTTGAAGCGCCGCTGCAACGCTCAACATCCAATCCAAGCATTACTGCGCGCCTGGCAAACATTGAAAATTTCTATAGTTGGGTCAGCGCAAATTGCGTGCGTTATGATGGGGTGCGCATAGCTCAATTTCCCGGGTATGAGCTGGGTTTGGAAGCTACACTCAATATAGCCGAAGATGAATTGCTTTGTAGCATACCACGCAAACTTATACTCACAGAGGGGAATCTCGATTTAGAAGAGAGTCCGGCACAATTCGGCTCAATGTCTAATTTGAAATTGTCCTACGTTCTTATGCTAGAAGCTTTGAAACCAGACAGCTTTTGGAAGCCTTACATTGATTTTTTGCCGGAGAAATATAATACGGTATTGTATTTTACTTCGAAGGAAATGGAAATGCTATGCGGTTCGAATGTATTAACCGCGGCCCTGCGTCAATGCAAAGCGATTGCGCGCCAATATGCGTTTCTCTACAATTGCACTGTACAAGCACCTCGTGCTCACAAATTCAATCCGATGGGCCAAGCGTTCAAAGAGCAGTTCAGCTATGTATTGTATCGTTGGGCTGTCTCCACGGTTATGACGCGTGAGAATTTAATTCCACGCTCTCGCCCACTCGCCACTAATGGCGTTACCGAATCTGGTCAAGAAACTGAGACAATTGCTGCTCTTATACCTTGTTGGGATATGGCAATCATCGGTTTGGTTGTTGTGATCGCAGATATTCTAG AATAA